The region TACTAAATCGATCATGAATTAGGGTGCCATTATAAAGTGCCAATAACCCAATTTCATCCATCGCCTGTCTGCCTCTGTTTAAATGATGTGCAAAATAACTGATACTTTTATTACTGATTACATGCATCCAAGATATTTTTCCGTTTAGACGAATACCTGTTTCATCGGCATTTAATATGGGGCTCTGTAATAATTGCTTTTTTATCTCTTGCTCATATCCCTCTAACCGAGTAACACAGACCTCTTGAAAATTAGACAAACTACCTGTAGACATGCTGTGACCTGTTAAATCTGCAATGAATTCTTTACAGCGTGCATACGGTAACATTTGATAATTTTGGAGATAGACACAGAGCGATTTTAGGTTGTTTCCATATTGAGTTTTTTGGGTAACTCCTTCTGGAAACTTTGCTGTATTTTGAGTACCACAAACCCTACAGGTTTTCTGTATTGCTCTATGTTCTGTGACTTGTATTTTTATAGGCGGCAAATCAAAAACTTGTCGGGCATCATAAATCTCGCTGCTCTTTGGTAAGTTATTTCCGCAGCAATTGCATTGGCTAATATCGTGAATTACGGTAGTATCTGGTGTAGCAACCATTTCTAATTTACTTCCCTGATGTCCTTTTTGACCGCCTTGAAGCTTATTGGATTTGGCTCGCAAACTTTTTGTTTTCCGATAAGGATCTTGCGAAGGAGCAACACTACTATTACCACTATTTTTAGGGTTTTCGTATTTTGAGAGTTTGTTTTCTAATTCTACAATACGCAAACGTAGTGCAATATTCTCTTTTTTTAGAATCTCAAAATCTCTTAATAGTTGTTTTATAATCGCTTTATCGGTCAAAAA is a window of Polaribacter litorisediminis DNA encoding:
- the tnpC gene encoding IS66 family transposase, whose product is MTDKAIIKQLLRDFEILKKENIALRLRIVELENKLSKYENPKNSGNSSVAPSQDPYRKTKSLRAKSNKLQGGQKGHQGSKLEMVATPDTTVIHDISQCNCCGNNLPKSSEIYDARQVFDLPPIKIQVTEHRAIQKTCRVCGTQNTAKFPEGVTQKTQYGNNLKSLCVYLQNYQMLPYARCKEFIADLTGHSMSTGSLSNFQEVCVTRLEGYEQEIKKQLLQSPILNADETGIRLNGKISWMHVISNKSISYFAHHLNRGRQAMDEIGLLALYNGTLIHDRFSSYFGYGCEHSLCNAHILRDLIYVEEAFNATWAKQIKELLLDAKKMKEKNPNLKVSYYSKIFKKYVNIIRPVIKKYDKKYTKTDEERLAFALEKHKYLILKFIEKAEIPFDNNQAERDLRMIKVKQKVSGCFRAQTHASYFACIRGYITTLKKNKENVLENIRNAFLKNPFITVWAE